From Pyxicephalus adspersus chromosome 7, UCB_Pads_2.0, whole genome shotgun sequence, a single genomic window includes:
- the HOXD13 gene encoding homeobox protein Hox-D13, with protein MCKALSKRNQWEMEGLRGGEGSSSNQCRNFLSSPAVFGSPSSRTVSGLAYPGSERATSTRSEATKEGPTCPASTGPSAAPLGYGYHFGNGYYSCRMSHGVGLQQNPLKSSSHTSISGFPVEKYMDVSSLASTSVPSSEVPTRAKEVSYFQGYTNPYQHVPGYLDMVSTFSSAEPRHETYISMEGYQSWTLANGWNSQVYCAKDQAQAPHFWKSSFAGEVALNQPDMCVYRRGRKKRVPYTKLQLKELENEYTINKFINKDKRRRISAATNLSERQVTIWFQNRRVKDKKIVSKLKDNIS; from the exons ATGTGCAAAGCTCTGAGCAAACGCAATCAGTGGGAAATGGAAGGATTGAGAGGGGGAGAGGGGTCTTCCAGTAACCAGTGCAGGAATTTCCTCTCTTCTCCCGCTGTGTTTGGTTCTCCCTCCAGCAGAACGGTTTCAGGATTAGCCTACCCCGGCTCAGAGAGGGCCACTTCCACGCGCTCGGAGGCCACCAAAGAAGGGCCAACATGCCCAGCGTCCACAGGGCCATCTGCAGCCCCTCTTGGATATGGCTATCACTTTGGAAACGGATATTATAGTTGTCGCATGTCTCATGGGGTGGGTCTGCAGCAGAACCCATTAAAGTCCTCCAGCCATACCTCCATAAGCGGCTTTCCAGTGGAAAAATACATGGATGTATCTAGTCTGGCTAGTACCAGTGTACCCAGCAGTGAGGTCCCTACAAGAGCCAAGGAAGTATCATATTTTCAGGGCTATACCAACCCCTACCAACATGTCCCTGGTTACCTAGATATGGTGTCAACATTTAGCTCTGCGGAACCCAGACATGAGACCTATATATCAATGGAAGGCTATCAGTCATGGACTCTGGCTAATGGGTGGAACAGTCAAGTTTACTGTGCAAAAGATCAGGCTCAAGCCCCCCACTTCTGGAAGTCCTCATTTGCAG GAGAAGTAGCACTGAATCAGCCTGATATGTGTGTATACAGACGTGGGAGGAAGAAGAGGGTGCCATACACCAAGCTACAGCTTAAAGAGCTGGAAAACGAGTATACAATTAACAAGTTCATTAATAAAGACAAGAGGAGGAGGATATCTGCAGCCACCAACCTTTCAGAGAGACAGGTCACCATATGGTTTCAGAACAGGAGGGTAAAGGACAAGAAAATTGTATCCAAACTAAAGGACAACATCTCTTGA
- the EVX2 gene encoding LOW QUALITY PROTEIN: homeobox even-skipped homolog protein 2 (The sequence of the model RefSeq protein was modified relative to this genomic sequence to represent the inferred CDS: inserted 2 bases in 1 codon; deleted 1 base in 1 codon; substituted 1 base at 1 genomic stop codon): MGHSDQSFHRFGILQFLRNAKKRXDNIXRLCQAESELALLQAHHHYYSTNPFTLTFFSLHKAEMMERIRKEMILMERGLHSPTTGKRLSNLSDSAGNAVLEALENAHHTARLSPRLTSSSMHGSIGDVPSKSKFEIDTLFGISHPNGETNNTSDVSGSDRVKKISQYSEVASEADMSSDVEVGCSALRSPSSLSGNQLKETLGKESGSVASTTSSSAGSGLNSLNSSNPVGSSSSAADQVRRYRTAFTREQIARLEKEFYRENYVSRPRRCELAAALNLPETTIKVWFQNRRMKDKRQRLAMSWPHPADPSFYTYMMTHAAATGSLPYPFHSHVPLHYYPHVGVTAAAAAAAASGAAASPFATSIRPLDTFRALSHPYSRPELLCSFRHPGLYQSPAGINSTAAAAAAAAAAAAASAPGSTPCSCLSCHSNQTASALGSASRGSDFTCTAASQRSESSFLPYSAAVLSKTSVTPPDQREETSLTR, encoded by the exons ATGGGTCATTCTGACCAGTCATTCCATCGCTTTGGCATCCTACAATTTTTACGCAACgccaaaaaaag agataatattTAGAGACTCTGCCAGGCTGAATCTGAATTGGCC CTGCTGCAGGCACATCATCATTACTACAGCACCAACCCTTtcactttgacttttttttctcttcacaaAGCTGAGATGATGGAAAGGATAAGAAAAGAGATGATTCTCATGGAAAGAGGTCTACACAGCCCAACCACAGGCAAAAGGCTTTCTAATTTATCCGACTCAGCTGGGAATGCAGTGTTGGAGGCCTTGGAAAATGCACATCACACTGCCCGCCTGAGTCCCAGGCTAACTTCTTCCTCCATGCATGGATCTATAGGGGACGTACCTAGCAAAAGCAAATTTGAAATAGACACTTTGTTCGGCATCTCTCACCCCAACGGTGAAACTAACAACACTTCAGACGTCTCCGGGTCTGACAGGGTGAAGAAGATAAGCCAGTATTCAGAAGTTGCTTCAGAAGCAGATATGAGCAGTGATGTGGAAGTGGGGTGCTCAGCCCTGCGCTCCCCCAGCAGCCTGAGTGGCAACCAGCTAAAAGAGACCCTCGGCAAAG aGAGTGGTTCAGTGGCCAGCACCACCAGCTCCTCTGCAGGTTCTGGATTAAACAGCTTGAATAGCAGCAATCCCGTAGGGAGCTCCAGCTCAGCTGCTGACCAGGTGCGCCGATACAGGACAGCATTCACTCGGGAGCAGATAGCCAGGCTGGAAAAGGAGTTCTACCGGGAGAATTATGTGTCACGGCCCCGGAGATGTGAGCTGGCAGCTGCCCTCAACCTCCCTGAGACAACCATCAAG GTGTGGTTCCAGAACCGGCGGATGAAGGATAAGAGGCAGCGTTTGGCCATGTCCTGGCCTCACCCGGCAGACCCCAGCTTCTACACCTACATGATGACACACGCTGCGGCCACAGGAAGCCTTCCTTACCCCTTCCATTCCCATGTGCCTCTGCATTACTACCCTCATGTGGGGGTGACTGCAGCTGCGGCGGCGGCTGCAGCGTCCGGGGCAGCAGCTTCCCCATTTGCCACCTCCATCCGCCCCCTGGACACTTTCCGAGCCCTATCACATCCCTACTCAAGACCGGAACTACTTTGCAGCTTTAGACACCCGGGTCTGTATCAATCTCCAGCCGGGATCAATAGCACTGCTGCAGCTGCTGCCGCTGCGGCTGCTGCCGCCGCAGCCTCTGCCCCGGGCTCTACCCCCTGCTCGTGCCTCAGTTGTCATAGCAACCAGACGGCGTCAGCACTGGGCTCGGCCAGCAGAGGCTCCGATTTCACTTGCACGGCGGCCTCGCAGAGGTCGGAGAGCAGTTTCCTTCCCTATTCTGCAGCAGTACTTAGCAAAACCTCTGTCACCCCTCCGGACCAAAGGGAGGAAACCTCTCTGACTAGATAA